One Onychostoma macrolepis isolate SWU-2019 chromosome 10, ASM1243209v1, whole genome shotgun sequence genomic region harbors:
- the LOC131547772 gene encoding sodium/glucose cotransporter 1-like isoform X3: MPEYLKKRFGGQRIRIYLSVLSIFLYIFTKISADMYAGAIFINQALGLNIYLAVVILLLITALYTVTGGLAAVIYTDTLQTIIMVVGSFILTGFAFNEVGGYENLKDRYMTAIPSVVGVNISEECYTPRADSFHIFRDPITGDLPWPGMVFGLTIQATWYFCADQVIVQRCLSAKNLSHVKAGCILCGYLKLLPMFLMVFPGMISRVLYTDEIACVDPAECNYYCGTSVGCSNIAYPKLVLDLMPNGLRGLMLSVMLASLMSSLTSIFNSASTLFTIDIYTKIRPKAKEKELMIAGRVFMLFLIGVSIAWIPIVQSAQSGQLFEYTQSITSYLAPPIAAVFILAIFWKRVTEPGAFYGLFIGLLVGLARMISEFAYGTGSCINPSNCPMIICGVHYLYFTLIVFGLSCIVIVTISLMTKPIDEKHLHRLCWSLRNSTEERIDLEADDWTNDQDSDSMQTEEVRKDPSCWKKAYNWFCGFDQGDAPKLTKEQEAELNMKLTDTTEKPLWRNVVNANAIILLVVCVFFHGFFG; this comes from the exons ATGCCAGAGTACCTGAAGAAACGCTTTGGTGGGCAGCGGATCCGTATCTACCTCTCCGTGCTTTCCATATTTCTCTACATTTTCACCAAAATCTCT GCAGACATGTATGCAGGAGCCATTTTCATCAACCAGGCTCTGGGACTAAACATTTACCTGGCTGTTGTTATTCTGCTGCTCATTACAGCTCTTTATACAGTAACAG GTGGTCTAGCTGCAGTCATCTACACCGACACCCTGCAGACCATCATCATGGTTGTCGGATCATTCATTCTTACAGGCTTTG CGTTTAATGAGGTGGGGGGCTATGAGAACCTCAAAGACAGATACATGACTGCGATCCCATCAGTGGTAGGTGTGAACATCAGTGAAGAGTGCTACACTCCTCGTGCAGACTCCTTCCACATCTTCAGAGACCCCATCACTGGTGATCTGCCCTGGCCTGGGATGGTCTTTGGTCTTACTATCCAGGCCACCTGGTACTTTTGCGCTGACCAG GTGATTGTGCAGCGCTGTCTGTCTGCCAAGAACCTGTCTCATGTGAAAGCAGGATGCATCCTGTGTGGTTACCTCAAACTTCTGCCCATGTTCCTCATGGTTTTCCCTGGCATGATCAGCAGAGTGCTGTACACAG ATGAGATTGCATGTGTGGATCCAGCAGAGTGTAACTACTACTGTGGCACCAGTGTGGGCTGCAGTAATATTGCTTATCCGAAACTAGTGTTGGATCTGATGCCAAACG GTCTCAGAGGGTTGATGTTGTCCGTCATGCTGGCCTCCCTGATGAGTTCACTCACTTCCATCTTTAACAGTGCCAGCACACTCTTCACCATAGACATTTACACTAAGATTCGCCCCAAAGCCAAGGAAAAGGAACTCATGATCGCGGGgag GGTGTTCATGCTGTTTCTGATTGGCGTGAGTATCGCGTGGATCCCCATCGTTCAGTCGGCTCAGAGTGGGCAGCTCTTCGAATACACTCAGTCCATTACCAGTTATCTGGCTCCACCTATCGCTGCTGTCTTCATCCTTGCCATTTTCTGGAAGCGAGTCACTGAACCA GGTGCTTTCTATGGGTTGTTTATTGGTCTGTTGGTGGGACTGGCGCGTATGATATCTGAGTTTGCCTACGGCACGGGTAGCTGCATAAATCCCAGTAACTGTCCTATGATCATCTGTGGTGTGCACTACCTCTATTTCACCCTCATCGTCTTCGGCCTGTCCTGCATAGTGATAGTGACCATCTCCCTCATGACTAAACCCATTGATGAAAAACAC CTGCACAGGCTCTGCTGGAGTTTGAGAAACAGCACTGAGGAGAGAATTGATCTGGAAGCAGATGACTGGACTAACGATCAGGATTCAGATTCTATGCAAACAGAAG AGGTGCGTAAGGATCCAAGCTGTTGGAAGAAGGCTTACAACTGGTTCTGCGGTTTTGATCAAGGCGATGCACCTAAACTGACTAAAGAGCAGGAGGCAGAGTTGAATATGAAGCTCACGGACACCACTGAGAAACCTCTATGGAGAAATGTGGTCAACGCTAACGCTATTATCCTCCTCGTCGTCTGCGTTTTCTTCCATGGCTTCTTTGGCTAA
- the LOC131547772 gene encoding sodium/glucose cotransporter 1-like isoform X1, translating into MVRTNRATVGGFFLAGRSMVWWPVGASLFASNIGSVHFVGIAGTGAAAGIAIGGFEWNALVVVLFLGWLFVPIYIKAGVVTMPEYLKKRFGGQRIRIYLSVLSIFLYIFTKISADMYAGAIFINQALGLNIYLAVVILLLITALYTVTGGLAAVIYTDTLQTIIMVVGSFILTGFAFNEVGGYENLKDRYMTAIPSVVGVNISEECYTPRADSFHIFRDPITGDLPWPGMVFGLTIQATWYFCADQVIVQRCLSAKNLSHVKAGCILCGYLKLLPMFLMVFPGMISRVLYTDEIACVDPAECNYYCGTSVGCSNIAYPKLVLDLMPNGLRGLMLSVMLASLMSSLTSIFNSASTLFTIDIYTKIRPKAKEKELMIAGRVFMLFLIGVSIAWIPIVQSAQSGQLFEYTQSITSYLAPPIAAVFILAIFWKRVTEPGAFYGLFIGLLVGLARMISEFAYGTGSCINPSNCPMIICGVHYLYFTLIVFGLSCIVIVTISLMTKPIDEKHLHRLCWSLRNSTEERIDLEADDWTNDQDSDSMQTEEVRKDPSCWKKAYNWFCGFDQGDAPKLTKEQEAELNMKLTDTTEKPLWRNVVNANAIILLVVCVFFHGFFG; encoded by the exons ATGGTACGGACCAATCGAGCCACAGTAGGAGGCTTTTTCTTGGCTGGCAGAAGTATGGTGTGGTGGCCG GTTGGAGCCTCTCTCTTTGCAAGTAACATTGGAAGTGTGCATTTTGTGGGGATAGCAGGAACTGGAGCAGCTGCTGGTATTGCTATTGGAGGATTTGAGTGgaat GCTcttgttgttgtgctttttcTGGGATGGCTCTTTGTGCCCATCTACATAAAGGCTGGG GTCGTGACCATGCCAGAGTACCTGAAGAAACGCTTTGGTGGGCAGCGGATCCGTATCTACCTCTCCGTGCTTTCCATATTTCTCTACATTTTCACCAAAATCTCT GCAGACATGTATGCAGGAGCCATTTTCATCAACCAGGCTCTGGGACTAAACATTTACCTGGCTGTTGTTATTCTGCTGCTCATTACAGCTCTTTATACAGTAACAG GTGGTCTAGCTGCAGTCATCTACACCGACACCCTGCAGACCATCATCATGGTTGTCGGATCATTCATTCTTACAGGCTTTG CGTTTAATGAGGTGGGGGGCTATGAGAACCTCAAAGACAGATACATGACTGCGATCCCATCAGTGGTAGGTGTGAACATCAGTGAAGAGTGCTACACTCCTCGTGCAGACTCCTTCCACATCTTCAGAGACCCCATCACTGGTGATCTGCCCTGGCCTGGGATGGTCTTTGGTCTTACTATCCAGGCCACCTGGTACTTTTGCGCTGACCAG GTGATTGTGCAGCGCTGTCTGTCTGCCAAGAACCTGTCTCATGTGAAAGCAGGATGCATCCTGTGTGGTTACCTCAAACTTCTGCCCATGTTCCTCATGGTTTTCCCTGGCATGATCAGCAGAGTGCTGTACACAG ATGAGATTGCATGTGTGGATCCAGCAGAGTGTAACTACTACTGTGGCACCAGTGTGGGCTGCAGTAATATTGCTTATCCGAAACTAGTGTTGGATCTGATGCCAAACG GTCTCAGAGGGTTGATGTTGTCCGTCATGCTGGCCTCCCTGATGAGTTCACTCACTTCCATCTTTAACAGTGCCAGCACACTCTTCACCATAGACATTTACACTAAGATTCGCCCCAAAGCCAAGGAAAAGGAACTCATGATCGCGGGgag GGTGTTCATGCTGTTTCTGATTGGCGTGAGTATCGCGTGGATCCCCATCGTTCAGTCGGCTCAGAGTGGGCAGCTCTTCGAATACACTCAGTCCATTACCAGTTATCTGGCTCCACCTATCGCTGCTGTCTTCATCCTTGCCATTTTCTGGAAGCGAGTCACTGAACCA GGTGCTTTCTATGGGTTGTTTATTGGTCTGTTGGTGGGACTGGCGCGTATGATATCTGAGTTTGCCTACGGCACGGGTAGCTGCATAAATCCCAGTAACTGTCCTATGATCATCTGTGGTGTGCACTACCTCTATTTCACCCTCATCGTCTTCGGCCTGTCCTGCATAGTGATAGTGACCATCTCCCTCATGACTAAACCCATTGATGAAAAACAC CTGCACAGGCTCTGCTGGAGTTTGAGAAACAGCACTGAGGAGAGAATTGATCTGGAAGCAGATGACTGGACTAACGATCAGGATTCAGATTCTATGCAAACAGAAG AGGTGCGTAAGGATCCAAGCTGTTGGAAGAAGGCTTACAACTGGTTCTGCGGTTTTGATCAAGGCGATGCACCTAAACTGACTAAAGAGCAGGAGGCAGAGTTGAATATGAAGCTCACGGACACCACTGAGAAACCTCTATGGAGAAATGTGGTCAACGCTAACGCTATTATCCTCCTCGTCGTCTGCGTTTTCTTCCATGGCTTCTTTGGCTAA
- the LOC131547772 gene encoding sodium/glucose cotransporter 1-like isoform X2, with product MALCAHLHKGWGRDHARVPEETLWWAADPYLPLRAFHISLHFHQNLYMYAGAIFINQALGLNIYLAVVILLLITALYTVTGGLAAVIYTDTLQTIIMVVGSFILTGFAFNEVGGYENLKDRYMTAIPSVVGVNISEECYTPRADSFHIFRDPITGDLPWPGMVFGLTIQATWYFCADQVIVQRCLSAKNLSHVKAGCILCGYLKLLPMFLMVFPGMISRVLYTDEIACVDPAECNYYCGTSVGCSNIAYPKLVLDLMPNGLRGLMLSVMLASLMSSLTSIFNSASTLFTIDIYTKIRPKAKEKELMIAGRVFMLFLIGVSIAWIPIVQSAQSGQLFEYTQSITSYLAPPIAAVFILAIFWKRVTEPGAFYGLFIGLLVGLARMISEFAYGTGSCINPSNCPMIICGVHYLYFTLIVFGLSCIVIVTISLMTKPIDEKHLHRLCWSLRNSTEERIDLEADDWTNDQDSDSMQTEEVRKDPSCWKKAYNWFCGFDQGDAPKLTKEQEAELNMKLTDTTEKPLWRNVVNANAIILLVVCVFFHGFFG from the exons ATGGCTCTTTGTGCCCATCTACATAAAGGCTGGG GTCGTGACCATGCCAGAGTACCTGAAGAAACGCTTTGGTGGGCAGCGGATCCGTATCTACCTCTCCGTGCTTTCCATATTTCTCTACATTTTCACCAAAATCTCT ACATGTATGCAGGAGCCATTTTCATCAACCAGGCTCTGGGACTAAACATTTACCTGGCTGTTGTTATTCTGCTGCTCATTACAGCTCTTTATACAGTAACAG GTGGTCTAGCTGCAGTCATCTACACCGACACCCTGCAGACCATCATCATGGTTGTCGGATCATTCATTCTTACAGGCTTTG CGTTTAATGAGGTGGGGGGCTATGAGAACCTCAAAGACAGATACATGACTGCGATCCCATCAGTGGTAGGTGTGAACATCAGTGAAGAGTGCTACACTCCTCGTGCAGACTCCTTCCACATCTTCAGAGACCCCATCACTGGTGATCTGCCCTGGCCTGGGATGGTCTTTGGTCTTACTATCCAGGCCACCTGGTACTTTTGCGCTGACCAG GTGATTGTGCAGCGCTGTCTGTCTGCCAAGAACCTGTCTCATGTGAAAGCAGGATGCATCCTGTGTGGTTACCTCAAACTTCTGCCCATGTTCCTCATGGTTTTCCCTGGCATGATCAGCAGAGTGCTGTACACAG ATGAGATTGCATGTGTGGATCCAGCAGAGTGTAACTACTACTGTGGCACCAGTGTGGGCTGCAGTAATATTGCTTATCCGAAACTAGTGTTGGATCTGATGCCAAACG GTCTCAGAGGGTTGATGTTGTCCGTCATGCTGGCCTCCCTGATGAGTTCACTCACTTCCATCTTTAACAGTGCCAGCACACTCTTCACCATAGACATTTACACTAAGATTCGCCCCAAAGCCAAGGAAAAGGAACTCATGATCGCGGGgag GGTGTTCATGCTGTTTCTGATTGGCGTGAGTATCGCGTGGATCCCCATCGTTCAGTCGGCTCAGAGTGGGCAGCTCTTCGAATACACTCAGTCCATTACCAGTTATCTGGCTCCACCTATCGCTGCTGTCTTCATCCTTGCCATTTTCTGGAAGCGAGTCACTGAACCA GGTGCTTTCTATGGGTTGTTTATTGGTCTGTTGGTGGGACTGGCGCGTATGATATCTGAGTTTGCCTACGGCACGGGTAGCTGCATAAATCCCAGTAACTGTCCTATGATCATCTGTGGTGTGCACTACCTCTATTTCACCCTCATCGTCTTCGGCCTGTCCTGCATAGTGATAGTGACCATCTCCCTCATGACTAAACCCATTGATGAAAAACAC CTGCACAGGCTCTGCTGGAGTTTGAGAAACAGCACTGAGGAGAGAATTGATCTGGAAGCAGATGACTGGACTAACGATCAGGATTCAGATTCTATGCAAACAGAAG AGGTGCGTAAGGATCCAAGCTGTTGGAAGAAGGCTTACAACTGGTTCTGCGGTTTTGATCAAGGCGATGCACCTAAACTGACTAAAGAGCAGGAGGCAGAGTTGAATATGAAGCTCACGGACACCACTGAGAAACCTCTATGGAGAAATGTGGTCAACGCTAACGCTATTATCCTCCTCGTCGTCTGCGTTTTCTTCCATGGCTTCTTTGGCTAA